GGTACATTTAATGTGCAAAGAGAGCTcactcctctgaaatcccaacaagaattaaggttccatgcccttatttgctggtggaaatTTTATGGGAGGGTAcatttaggttgtgcctaaaatttcaGGTAAAATTTCATGTAACCCCAAAATGTCAAATGACCCCATAGcgtcattaggcgaatctttacggtaatcACTTCTTAAAATCTGGTTGTCATTTTAGTGGTTTTGTGGTAACTCATTTCAAGATCATCAATTTTATTTCCTTTTAAGATAATGTTGTGCATTTGCTCATAACAAACATGTCATACAACAATAAATTAcaacaagaaaaatatggggtgtGGGCATTTTGTTCTCAAATGGGTGACAATGCAGCACTGTATGATTTGAATTTGTATGTTAGTTCAATCTTTCTTCATTAAGGATAACATACTTCAGTGACCAGCACAGTTTTCCAAGTAGGCCCACATAAGTTAATATACAAAAGAGAtaatacccaaagagtaccaaatCAAAATTAGCCCGAGCGCAACGTTATGGTAAATTTGCCATATTGGTGCGTCACTCATAGAATGCAAATAGTGTACCGCCAGCTTTAATTAGCTAAAGCCCGAAATGGCACGACAGTTGGCGTCTTTATCCGTGATGGTTACAAACATTTGCACATGCAGCTTTTAtcacatatttttggcacaagGTGTTACACGCAGAACACAAACAACCCATGCACTAAGAATCATGGGCTGCCATGTGCATAGTGAAATGATACAAATGTATCCAATTTTTCTCTCCATGAACGACACACAAAcattggtactctttggttctacctcactgcaaattgggctattccagttaaaatccacattacccctatggaagattttgaaaatatcttccacggggagagaacatttttcaaatgtaattgatcagggttgctcattttgaaatgcacactcccctgtatgtagctttacctatatcttccacaactggagtgagtatttcaaattgaagttacccaattgcctgTTCTATTCAAAACTGGcacttcctctgtggaagactttacgcaaatctaccacaggggtgtggattacaaatggaataacccattactcTATTGGGGGCCATGCTACAGTCCTGCATATATTGACTTACCTACTAATTCCACTTGCGGTTTGATACTTGCACTTGAGCCATGGAATTCTAGAAACAAGGTAGGTGCCACTGGGTGATTCAGACCGCTGAATTTATTACATGCATCCATCATTACATCATCAAGGAATTCTGTGGGAAATTAAAAGAGCACCAATGATTGCAGTAGCTTGTACAGTCAGAAAATGCAGAATGAATTGAATTCTGACCAAGAATGCTATATATGCTATGATCCAAGATGGCTGATAATTGActcaattttcttttaattttatttctctGGATCGAGAAAACACATTTTTCTACCATATGATGAATCTAACGTTAGTTTTCTAACGTTAATTTTAAGTTGGCACTTTACCACCATACCTGTTATCTGTGCTTTTTACTTATCAAACTTCCTGCTCCCTTTAATCATCCTctgaaaaattactcaaaactccTCGAGTTAACCTCAAATCAGTCAGGGAACGCTTATTTCATTTTGCTGCTCCAACTGTTTGGAACATGCTTCCTAACATCCCAACACTATCtcaatttaaacgccagcttaaaacccaTCTCTTTCGCCAAGCTTTTCTGGATTCACATTGAGTTCCTTGGAAGattttgcaatttaaaaagaaccatttattatcattattattattatttacctaTTCTTGCCATTGGGACCCCACATTGCATGACCTGGGTCACAGTATCTACAGCTGAATGGACGGTATCAAAAGAACATACTGCAGCCATCGTCTGTAAAATGTTTAGATATGGATACAAGAATTTGATAAGACAAATGCATATATAATGTGATTAATTCTATAACATTTGCTGCATATTACAGTATGCAAATCTTCTGAAtaacaaaatgtttaataaaACTCTTTGGTGATCAAATTTCTATTCTGGTTTAGTTATActtttgtaattttatgttttCTCACAACGTTTACCTTTCATCTTTTGTGGATAGATATTTTGTGAATCTGGATGCCCTTCAAAATTAAACTAATACTAGTTCTAGGATTCCATGaagatttgtttatttatttatttgaatttgtAGAAGCTTGTCCAGTACATATTATAGTATTTTGCTGTAAATCTTGATGAGAACGTACTCCACCAATGTTACCCTATGCCTATATGCGTGCTTTACATGTTAATTCCCCCGTATATGCGTTATACACTTTGTGAGTTGTGCCTTGTCAACATCGCAGAAGTATGCTCTTGTTAAAGGTATACAGCAATTTACTATAAGATAGACAAAGGAAAATAGACCAGATCAGAAAATGATAGTTTTCAattcattaaaggagtatttcgtcattctagcatcttctttttattacatatttcagtagatatctacgaaaatagcttattccaaaattttgagttgattctgattttgtgtttgcgagttatgcatgattatgtgtattacactgctccatagacaatgtgctgtaatttcgttctggtgtaccagaacataattcaaatttcaagatatttttgcTGATTGACTttaaaatctgcaagaaatattttgtacataaacattatgcagccagtggtataaaaatctcaactttttttgagaaaagtggggggttgatactgtggatcacgaaatgcccttttaacatacACTTGGTAAAACTAATATCTAATTTTTTAAGCAACAAGGATATTCCATAcatattttttcatcatcatcagtatgcTTAAATAGCACATTGTTTCTTGGTGATTCTTTATGACATGGCTTCTATCATGAAACAGGaaaactaaactcctcaacaaaagtttggaaagtattTTCAAGCttttatatctcagattatttgtgacatgttcatatcatgttgcatatctGTGAATAGCTACTGTATTCCACTttataatgacaccaaatttgaaacaatcacccttttcacgcctgagtacatgtcttgtgaatttagtggggtctcaaaccgaatgtgccaaattgagcATTATTCTTTgtagcaagctgcaatcccatatctccacaatctgggacctaatgcaatcctccaatgACAACACTCGCTCCTACAAAGCCGGTGTAGTCaatgactacctacagaatatgggagtagagagaaaggaatggcctgccatctgtccagacctcaacccgattgaacacttgtgagaccagcttggtcgtgctgtgcaTGTGCATGCCAGAATAGCCAATGcgaccacattgaatgacctgcgacgaatcctggttgaagaatgaaatgccatcccacagcaatgtgtgaccaggttggtgagcagcatgagggtGAAGTACCTGGCTGTTGTCGCTGTGTAtggttttccacccgctattgaggtttgTGACTAGTGTTGTTAgaacacagaataatggtcaatttggcacattctgtttgagacccaacTACATTCACCAGACGTGTACTCAGCTGTGAAAGAGAGGACTGTTTGAAatgtggtgtcattttaaaggGAAATAATGTAGTTATtgattgatatgcaacacgatatgaacatgtcacaaataatttgagatatagatgcttgaaaaaaggAGTTTATATAATGGTAATTTCTTTCCCAGTCTAATACCAAGTATTGTTCAATTTGACCTTGCCATCTCTTCAACTTACTGTTTCTGGTATCCCATGAAGCCTTAGTGTTGCCTTGGTGATAATTCCAAGTGTACCTTCTGATCCAACTATTAGATTAGTCAAATTGTAGCCAGCAGAGGTTTTTCTGGAAAAACAAACACAATTTAATAGATTGTAACTTCTTGTATAAGATATCTCCTGTCATTTGTATGGTCTTAAGTCTGTGAGATTGATACCAACAAATGTGTTAAAAATGCATGCATTACAAACCCTGCATTGTTGTGCAGACAAAATCTTTGAGTAAAGCAACCTCTCCCCCAGTCTGAACAACAAATCACTGACAAAGCTAATCTGCAAATTTTTGCTGCCTCCCCAGATTTCACTGTGTcccctccaaaaaaataaaataattgctgGTGGTATCTATAAGTATTCCTGGTTTTCACCCAAGCTTTTAAAATTACACAGTGCTTTCTAtgaaatgaactttgaaatgactGCCTCAGTATTCAAAGCACAACCTTAGTAATGCACATACACATATTATGAATATTATTCCTGATGTtaacttttccaaaaaaattaaccACGGGTTCGCTTATTTTGGTATTGTGagcaaataaatacattttggatttatatagcacaTTTTCATAGGATTCACAGCGCTGTAATTTAATTGCTAGAATCAGATAGTAACACCTAAATAAGCTGGTTGCAGCTAAATGGTGCAAACATATCCAAACAACCACCAATTATCTATCAAATTCCTTTGGGTGATGGTAGCTTTTGATAACAAACCAACTAATCTTAAAAAGTCTCTAATCTCTCTTTCTCTTACTTAACTTGCAAGATAGAAACTTGTAAATAAACTTGTAACTTGCTGAGTTCAATTGAAGCTACTTTACAATAAGAATCCAAAATAAGATGAAAACCAAACTATTTCCTACTTTGTTCGTCTTCCCTTGCCAGCAGTATCTATTATGGTTCCATCTGCTAGGACTACTTCTAAGTTCATCACATTCTCCCTCATAGTACCATAGCGTACTGCATTAGTACCAGAAGCACTTGTGGCAGCCATTCCACATAGAGAGGCATCTGCACCAGGATCTATGAaaataaaagaacaaaaattaTAAGGCTGCTGTGAGAAATTATGAGGAAATTCAAAAGAAGTAGAACATGCTTCACTAAACATTGCTTCATGAGGAAGAACAAACATGTACCCAAACTGCTCAACAAAAAAGGGGCAGAAACAAAGATCATGCCTGGTTCCAACACTTTCCCAAATTATACCAGCTACACATGCTCAAGGACAACTTCATGAAAAAAGGgtgattaatattatttattttcaaatttctgttCTCAAGAATTCCATAAAGGGAGCATTTGATTTGTAATCCATAAAAGGAAtccataaaaatttcaaatcacCAGAAGTATATATTGTCCTTGTCTGCTAGAAAGCATCATACTTATACCATCTTTGTTTTGAATGAGGACAAGCATGACAAGTGAATTTTcaattttgtatttcttttataGAGtgcatttattacactttatgttTTTAAATCAGGTGTCATGTCAAATATTTGTGATATCACAAAAGGGACATTTTAACACCctcaatttttgtgattttgtattAAGGGAAGgagtatgaatgtttggacagtatttattgtgggacattagagcacatcagacatatcgaattgcattctgaatgtacgaagaatgtccttctgatatcagataattttgatttttgaaattagcaatgtaatacacattttatggcaaatcattaaaaattgatattttgatatttaacagtactcaagtaaactttataaatctgatgatttctacctaaagtgtatgtaggtgggatgaaaagtcgacgatcaattgaaaattttgacctttcgtattgaagatatggatttttcccccaaaacaccaaaaaaaattaggtctttttgggaaaaaaatccatatcttcaatatgaaaggtcaaaattttcaattgatcgtcggcttttcctccaagctacatacactttaagactatatcattaaatttataaaatttactttgatgactccaaatgtgtaaaatatcaaatttgaataatttgtcataaaatttgtattatattgtgaatttcataaaatgaaaattatttgatatcagaaagacattcttcgtattcagaatgcaattcgataggtctgatgtgctctctcatgtcccacaaaaaaaatgctgtcgaaacgctcaaaacgctcattccagttcccttaaaaagAGGGATTTTTATACACAAACATACAAAATGGGGGATTTCCAATTGTGTATCCACTGCATGTGTATCTGATAATTTGTTGAGTGATGTACTGGTAACAATCCCTTGACATTCTAAATTGCACACTGAAACAGATGAACTAGGTTTGGGAACAGCTGACAGAACAGGATACTGGTTACATACTCTGCAATTCAAATCCCAATAACAGCTGCTTAAGCAGGCACACCGTCAcgtcgccaaggtacctgactggtataCCTATAGTACTTGCACAAtacaatgctgctactgcacaggacccaagAGCAGTGTCCCCTGGAACTACAAGTACCTTGgccgatggtgtacctgtgctgGCAGCTGGAATAGGCAACTGGGAGTGTATCCATCAGAATCACCTCCAGGTTCATCATATTCTGACAGAACACATACATCAATAATATTCACCTATAGGAAAGCATAACCCCTGATCCCTGAGGTAGTCATTAAGTACATTCCTTGTTACTCCTTGCTGAACACACACATCAATGCTACTCACCTATAGGAAAGCATAACCCCTGATCCCTGAGGTAGTCATTAAGTGCATTCCTTGTTACTCCTGGCTGTACACATACATCAAAATCTTCTGGGTGGAAATCAGTGATCTGATCCAGCTTCGAAAGTTGAATACACACCATGCCCTGGAGATgcagaaggaagaaagaaattgTTGAACTAATAGGGAAATGAAGAGGGAAAAAAAgcggcaaacatttttgtcactGAGTAAATGATATGTGGAATTACCATGCATGAATCCCTATAGCGAATGAAGCCAAAGCCTGAAACTGGTATACATTGTAGGGTTGAGCACATGGTACTTTCCTTATCATATCAACCATGAATCCAGTAACAAATTTTTCACACCACTATACCATTTTCCTCTGGATGTGGCAGTGAATTTAGAGCCAGTTTCAtcgggcgcagcttcaaatctcTAGCGTTCACTCAAAGTGATGAGGTACACACGTACATTaacctttaaggggtactacacctgcccaattttaatgcctatttttgcatttttctcaaaaattatagcgcattggtgacaagtaagatatgtatattatagggcaaggactacaactactgcactgaaaattcagcaactcaaggcaagtagttattgatttatttatcaaatattggttttccctcatttttgagtgtaactccaaaactgttgtctgtgctgaaacaaaatttccagtgcaatagttgtagtccttgcccctataatgtacatatcttacttgtcaccaatgcgctataatttgtgagaaaaatgcaaaaacaggcacaaaattgggcaggggtgtagtacccccttaataatacCAGCAATAGGCTAGCCCACACAGTCATTGCATTATGACACTGACTGGATGTGATAACGTCTAGGTATTAAGCATCATTTACACCAATATCTAACACATCATATTCACTGCAGAACCAGTGGGGTACTTGAATTATTTGTCTATGAAGGTGTGTGGCTTGAGCTACTAACCCCTTAAATATTTTTTCTATGGGTACAGTAGTTTTGCAGATAATTGTGACCCATATCTAAGAACACTGTCTGAACCCTGTTGGTTTGAACTGGTAGTCGAAAAAGCAGTGTAGGTGTGAGCTCAACATCTGTCCCTTAACAGGAGCGGGTGCTTTAGTGTTAATCATCACATAGTTTGGATTGGATCATCAATAAATGTCCTCACTTTTTGACATTGGACAACCCTAAGTCATTTGCCCAGCTGAAAACAAAAGGCAAATTACCTGCTACATCTGTCCACATATCCCCTGCCCTTTCCCCACCAAGAAGGGGGAAACGTATGGTGATGAGGTGCATATTGTGCATTCAAACATTGGATGGGGTAGAAGGAGATCATTTCCAGTGTTTGAACAATTTTTCTGAGATTGCAGACTTACCTGCCCAGCTGTAACACCGCCCTCTAATCCTGTGCCCGTGCCGAATGGAATCATGGGATAGCGATTCTTATGACAGATCTTGGCAATCTCGCTGACTTGTTCTGTGTTCTCTGGCCAAACTACTGCATCAGGTGCTACACATCTAAAATCAACAGAAATTCAGTAAAATTTGATACTGCCATGGTTGAAATTTgttgtattgcataacaatagacaGGAGATCTTAACACTAAccaaacccatttttttttgctatcagaagggaaagaagaaataaaaatgGAGAGATGATGAACACAGTTCTAAGTCACTTGATGCCCCCGGATTTGAACCTctgaccccttgcatgccacgcAGTAGATCACCAATCTGCAGCCACAGAGTTTTGCTGGCCTGGTCAGCGATTCTGTGGGCAaatataagggctcatattgaaattcccttacacaggacggtgtgcgccatcctgcagcttttctgtgctagccttcttttgttaaaatcctgtgtgattatataacactgcaattagccacttaaattaggagcgcgctttcctgggttgtgcgatgagccatagtcagtttgttttcttcccattcatcatggaccacttcaaaaggcagggtgtatcactgatgcatataatccatccgttttatgaccgagctttcctgaggcacgCGCTTAgcaaggggaatcctgccttctttctgtgtgaaagcgtggtagggtatttcaatatgagccctaagttaTACTGATTGCATCATGCatcatgtggaatgcatgcatgcacagtggtttaTAGTGAATTTTAGTGAGTTTCAGTCGGATTAGGGTTAGCAGAGCAGGAATTTGGGAATGCAGTTTCCAGACAAATATGAGAATAGATAGGAATTCAGCTGAGATGACTGTAAAGTTCAAAAATACCACAGTAGATACAAGGTGTTGGCAGGACATCCCTCAACACAAATACCCCTTCCCTGGGCTACAGTTTTGGGTTGAGATATAGTTTAGGAATTAAGGGTTATATTTTCAGGTATGATGCTTACTTATGCCATGATTCATCTCTACCATGTTGCTCCCTCACAGCCATAGCAGTAGATACATTTTGACTGCCAACAATGGATGTAAAGGCACTCACTGCTTCTTCAGAAACTGCTTGCTacaaaaaatagataaataaataaataaataaaaacatgagtgAAACCAATACGGCTTGAGGGAAAAATGGTCTGAtatccaatggcacagttcaCTTCAATAGTGTACTTTCATTTAAACAATAATTAGCTATCGTTCAGGACAAAAAGTGTACCTGGTGTTATGAGTTTTAATCTCAATGGAGCCTCAAATGGCTACAGTAGGCAACTAATGGGCCTTAAACAGTGttcttaattaaccggttaattataagtggcggttaattaaccggttaattaacgttaattaaccggtaagattggttaattatggttggaaaatatataaatccGAGCTCGGAATTCAATATGCCATCATACTGAAGAACATTGTGCAAGCATTTAACATGAGCAGATGAAGTGTGCTTGTCCACctttaggccaatggaactcgattattagtttccgattggatgtttaaaaaaaaggacgaggtcgctatttcattattcattattcggtctcttttcgttatccattatgtcaacaaaatcaatgattttatgaacagctttctccaaatttaggtaccccaccagtaccaaagtatatattgttgatgaaagaccatctcaaaacatgtattaatgcttagatcatctttacagacattttgcaacagattgagaaaagatttgaatttgttttcataaaaatgaaaagaaattagcaatttttgtaatcactagaaacatgatgaggttatccttaaatttccattatttactacatcctctacccctacaactaagaaaaagtgctgattatgatcagcaggggatgtcagacattttgagagtttcaattttgattatttccatttcaatgttcagataattgactttttatgaaaataatgaaagttttggtcaaattgaaaaagtgatgcgggcggtcaataacaatcgagttccattagccttagcttgaaaacattccattttaaaattttaaaattaaaaaaatattttcatataaACTTATAATGTCAGTTCaccctgtttaaaaaaaattcattcaTTGACACAGGCGCACAATGACACTGTAAGTCTGTAACTcacatacatttttaattttatcaACTTTTAATTTATTGGTTGAAACAATCCTGGGCAAAAATGGTATAATCTGCTCAATTTGCTGTGGATTTTTGGGTACTTGTACAACAGGTGGTGGGCGTTCTGCCTGGTTGAatgtgtacggggatgtgccacggttttgggataggcctaccttttcagcaattttggtatatccaTGGGTAAGGTGCAAAAAGTGcagaaaatttgcacattttgggtcatatcaatttgtaagtgctctttagcaatgtcatatttcattgaactgtatgacaaaacaggcaaaaatagtaactttttgcataagagttagagaattggccattatatgacataaaatttgaaaaatattgtaaggaacacttgaagttttgacttttaaaacctacattttggtcaaaaaatgtacttggataggtagttttcaacagatttacaacattcgccttgctataacattgaattgcattatctgttgacctaatatTGCAAATCCAAACTTTTTGGGGAGAGAATTcatgcattttggaaaaaaagcgCAAATTACGCATTTTAGAAAACTGGCGCACATATTTTGCTCTCAAAAAATCACACACTTTCCCTATGCTTTCATCTATGGgtaggttttcagtggagaccaatgctcAGGACTAAAAgcgctttttgggtgctttttgtgaaatattggtacactgatagcagcaaagagtaggtatagagaaagtcagcatccaaaagtctgcatggcacatccccgtacaaaatttgTCAAAGAACCATCCCCCATGGATTTGTACATGTGGTGTGCTCATGCCTCATAGACCATGATATAGTCTGCATATGGTCTATGATGTGCTGCATGACACTCTAGGACTAGAGAAAAGGAAGAAGAATACTATTTTAATATTTCCAGTGAATGAagtgatattaaaatgttaaaacttaaaaaagcatcacaattattcaaaattcataattaacctattttaccaccggttaaatatgatgcggttaattaaccggtaagattgagGTTAATTAACCGACTAAGAACACTGGCCTTAAACGAGGTATGTAGCCcaattattttcacccttgctcaTGTACACATGCATTTTAATATGACTCTATATTGTTatatattccagctccagtgataactcattaatttccctggacctttaGATGCATTAAAATAGGTACGGTaatagcattttactttgaaatatCAATACAATCAGGGCCAAGTCGCCCCTGCCCTGATGACACCTCCTACCACATAGTGACAACACACTCCCTGCAAGGTGTGATGCTTTACTCATGTATACATTATGACTATATATTAGTAACCCATTTCTTACCTGATTCCATATCTTGGTTGTTGACATGTATCTACCAAGGCCAAGTCTCCCCTGATGACACCTCCTACCACATAGTGACAACACACTCCCTGCAAGGTGTGATGCTTTACTCATGTATACATTATGACTATATATTAGTAACCCATTTCTTACCTGATTCCATATCTTGGTTGTTGACATGTGTCTACCAAGGCCAAGTCTCCCCTCATGACATCTCCTACCACATAGTGACAACACACTCCCTGCAAGGTGTGATGCTTTACTCATGTATACATTATGACTATATATTAGTAACTCATTTCTTACCTGATTCCATATCTTGGTTGTTGACATGTGTCTACCAAGGCCAAGTCCCCCCTGATGACACCTCCTACCACATAGTGACAACACACACCCTGCAAGGTGTGATGCTTTACTCATGTATACATTATGACTATATATTAGTAACCCATTTCTTACCTGATTCCATATCTTGGTTGTTGACATGTGTCTACCAAGGCCTAGTCTCCCCTGGTGACATCTCCTACCACATAGTGACAACACACTCCCTGCAAGGTGTGATGCTTTACTCATGTATACATTATGACTATATATTAGTAACCCATTTCTTACCTGATTCCATATCTTGGTTGTTGACATGTGTCTACCAAGGCCAATTCCCCCCTGATGACACCTCCTACCACATAGTGACAACACACTCCCTGTAAGGTGTGATGCTTTACTCATGTATACATTATGACTATATATTAGTAACTCATTTCTTACCTGATTCCATATCTTGGTTGTTGACATGTGTCTACCAAGGCATGGTCTCACCTGATGACATCTCCTACCACATAGTGACAACACACTCCCTGCAGGGTGTGATGCTTTACTCATGTATACATTATGACTATATATTAGTATCCCATTTCTTACCTGATTCCATATCTTGGTTGTTGACATGTGTCTACCAATGCCAAGTCTCCCCTGATGACACCTCCTACCACATAGTGACAACACACTCCCTGTAAGGTGTGATGCTTTACTCATGTATACATTATGACTATATATTAGTATCCCATTTCTTACCTGATTCCATATCTTGGTTGTTGACATGTGTCTACCAAGGCCTAGTCTCCCCTGGTGACACCTCCTACCACATAGTGACAACACACTCCCTGTAAGGTGTGATGCTTTACTCATGTATACATTATGACTATATATTAGTAACCCATTTCTTACCTGATTCCATATCTTGGTTGTTGACATGTGTCTACCAATGCTAAGTCTCCCCTGATGACACCTCCTACCACATAGTGACAACACACTCCCTGCAAGGTGTGATGCTTTACTCATGTATACATTATGACTATATATTAGTAACCCATTTCTTACCTGATTCCATATCTTGGTTGTTGACATGTGTCTACCAAGGCCAAGTCTACACTGATGACATCTCCTACCACATAGTGACAACACACTCCCTGTAAGGTGTGATGCTTTACTCATGTATACATTATGACTATATATTAGTAACCCATTTCTTACCTGATTCCATATCTTGGTTGTTGACATGTATCTACCAAGGCCAAGTCTACACTGATGACATCTCCTACCACATAGTGACAACACACTCCCAGCAAGGTGTGATGCTTTACTCATGTATATATTATGACTATATATTAGTAACCCATTTCTTACCTGATTCCATATCTTGGTTGTTGACATGTGTCTACCAAGGCTAAGTCTCCCCTGATGACACCTCCTACCACATAGTGACAACACACTCCCTGCAAGGTGTGATGCTTTACTCATGTATACATTATGACTATATATTAGTAACTCATTTCTTACCTGATTCCATATCTTGGTTGTTGACATGTGTCTACCAAGGCCTA
This DNA window, taken from Amphiura filiformis chromosome 16, Afil_fr2py, whole genome shotgun sequence, encodes the following:
- the LOC140135511 gene encoding probable D-lactate dehydrogenase, mitochondrial isoform X3; translated protein: MSTTKIWNQQAVSEEAVSAFTSIVGSQNVSTAMAVREQHGRDESWHKCVAPDAVVWPENTEQVSEIAKICHKNRYPMIPFGTGTGLEGGVTAGQGMVCIQLSKLDQITDFHPEDFDVCVQPGVTRNALNDYLRDQGLCFPIDPGADASLCGMAATSASGTNAVRYGTMRENVMNLEVVLADGTIIDTAGKGRRTKKTSAGYNLTNLIVGSEGTLGIITKATLRLHGIPETTMAAVCSFDTVHSAVDTVTQVMQCGVPMARIEFLDDVMMDACNKFSGLNHPVAPTLFLEFHGSSASIKPQVELVGELASMNNGSDFQWAEQMEDKNKLWKARHNAWYAGLALRPGSKGLSTDVCVPISELPSVIVETKEDLKQCSFIGTIVGHVGDGNFHVLVAFNPEDPEEMKQVKEFTERVTSRALAVQGTCTGEHGIGLGKRHFLIEEVGDATVDVMRLVKKALDPHNLMNPGKVLLP
- the LOC140135511 gene encoding probable D-lactate dehydrogenase, mitochondrial isoform X1; this encodes MSKVSYLTGSVLSLCGRRCHQGRLGIGRHMSTTKIWNQQAVSEEAVSAFTSIVGSQNVSTAMAVREQHGRDESWHKCVAPDAVVWPENTEQVSEIAKICHKNRYPMIPFGTGTGLEGGVTAGQGMVCIQLSKLDQITDFHPEDFDVCVQPGVTRNALNDYLRDQGLCFPIDPGADASLCGMAATSASGTNAVRYGTMRENVMNLEVVLADGTIIDTAGKGRRTKKTSAGYNLTNLIVGSEGTLGIITKATLRLHGIPETTMAAVCSFDTVHSAVDTVTQVMQCGVPMARIEFLDDVMMDACNKFSGLNHPVAPTLFLEFHGSSASIKPQVELVGELASMNNGSDFQWAEQMEDKNKLWKARHNAWYAGLALRPGSKGLSTDVCVPISELPSVIVETKEDLKQCSFIGTIVGHVGDGNFHVLVAFNPEDPEEMKQVKEFTERVTSRALAVQGTCTGEHGIGLGKRHFLIEEVGDATVDVMRLVKKALDPHNLMNPGKVLLP